A single window of Synechococcus sp. CBW1004 DNA harbors:
- the rpsK gene encoding 30S ribosomal protein S11 translates to MAKPAKKTGPKKAKRNVPNGVAHIQSTFNNTIVSITDTAGEVISWSSAGASGFKGARKGTPFAAQTAAEAAARRALEQGMRQIEVLVRGPGSGRETAIRALQVAGLEITLIRDVTPLPHNGCRRSKRRRV, encoded by the coding sequence ATGGCCAAGCCCGCCAAGAAAACCGGCCCCAAGAAGGCCAAGCGCAACGTCCCCAACGGCGTCGCCCACATCCAGAGCACCTTCAACAACACGATCGTCTCGATCACTGACACCGCCGGTGAAGTGATCAGCTGGTCCTCCGCCGGCGCAAGCGGCTTCAAGGGCGCCCGCAAGGGGACCCCGTTCGCCGCCCAGACCGCCGCCGAAGCAGCCGCACGACGGGCTCTCGAGCAGGGCATGCGCCAGATCGAGGTTTTGGTGCGCGGTCCCGGTTCCGGCCGGGAAACGGCGATCCGGGCCCTGCAGGTGGCTGGCCTGGAGATCACCCTGATCCGTGACGTCACCCCGCTGCCCCACAACGGCTGCCGCCGTTCGAAGCGCCGCCGCGTCTGA
- the rpsM gene encoding 30S ribosomal protein S13: MARIAGIDIPRDKRIEISLTYVYGIGLTRAKKILAKTGVNPDTRVKDLSDADVQKLRNAAEAFTLEGDLRREEGMALKRLQDIGCLRGRRHRMGLPVRGQRTRTNARTRRGARKTVAGKKK; encoded by the coding sequence GTGGCCCGGATCGCCGGTATCGACATCCCTCGCGACAAGAGGATTGAGATTTCTCTCACCTACGTGTACGGCATCGGTCTGACCCGAGCCAAAAAGATTCTGGCCAAGACCGGCGTCAACCCTGACACCCGCGTCAAGGACCTCAGCGACGCCGATGTGCAGAAGCTGCGTAATGCCGCCGAGGCCTTCACCCTTGAGGGCGACCTGCGGCGCGAAGAGGGCATGGCCCTCAAGCGTCTTCAGGACATCGGCTGCCTGCGTGGCCGCCGCCATCGCATGGGCCTGCCGGTTCGCGGCCAGCGCACCCGCACCAATGCGCGTACCCGCCGAGGTGCCCGCAAAACTGTGGCCGGCAAGAAGAAGTAA
- the rpmJ gene encoding 50S ribosomal protein L36 — MKVRASVKKMCDKCRVIRRHGRVMVICTNPKHKQRQG; from the coding sequence ATGAAGGTGCGTGCCTCAGTCAAGAAGATGTGCGACAAGTGCCGGGTGATCCGTCGCCACGGCCGGGTGATGGTGATCTGCACCAACCCGAAGCACAAGCAGCGCCAGGGCTGA
- a CDS encoding adenylate kinase: protein MKQRLLFLGPPGAGKGTQAQLLAESQGLLHLSTGDLLRAEVQVGSELGRQAEAVMARGELVSDELVLAIVRSRLQQCSGGWLLDGFPRNLSQAEALDALLLELGQPIELVVLMELDDALLIQRLLSRGRSDDNEGVIRHRLTVYREQTTPLISHYRDLGLLQAVEAAGTVEEIAARITTLTKA from the coding sequence ATGAAGCAACGCCTCCTCTTTCTCGGTCCCCCCGGAGCCGGCAAGGGCACTCAGGCCCAGCTGCTGGCCGAGTCCCAGGGCCTGCTGCACCTTTCGACCGGCGATCTGCTGCGGGCCGAAGTTCAGGTCGGCAGTGAACTGGGTCGCCAGGCCGAGGCCGTGATGGCACGCGGCGAACTGGTCAGCGACGAACTGGTGCTCGCCATCGTGCGCTCACGCCTGCAGCAGTGCAGCGGCGGCTGGCTGCTGGACGGCTTCCCCCGCAATCTTTCCCAGGCGGAGGCCCTTGATGCCCTGCTTCTGGAGCTCGGCCAGCCCATCGAACTGGTGGTGCTGATGGAGCTTGACGACGCGTTGCTGATCCAGCGCCTGCTCAGCCGCGGCCGGAGCGACGACAACGAGGGGGTGATCCGCCACCGTCTCACGGTCTACCGCGAGCAGACCACCCCCCTGATCAGCCACTACCGCGACCTGGGCCTGCTGCAGGCCGTTGAGGCCGCAGGCACCGTCGAGGAGATCGCAGCCCGGATCACGACGCTCACGAAGGCCTGA
- the secY gene encoding preprotein translocase subunit SecY: protein MVVSRGRNPSAAEILSQLFQAKTLRDRVLTTLGLLMLVRLGIYIPVPGIDRVAFQDFLSRGGQLIGFLDIFTGGGLSTLGVFALGILPFINASIILQLLTAALPQLEDLQKNEGEAGRRKIAQITRYVALGWGILQSVVFALILRQYALPGLPDWLFVLQTSLALVTGSMVVMWISEVITERGIGQGASLVIFINIVATLPKALGSTIQLAQTGDRSTVGGIVVLVLVFLVTIIGIIFVQEGSRRIPIVSAKRQVGGSGMLSSRQSYLPLKLNAGGVMPIIFASAVVFLPLTIANLTRSSWLIKVAGYLSPNSSTPWLYALVFFGLILGFGFFYASLTVNPVDIATNLKRGGVAIPGVRPGSATADYLMGVQNRLTLLGGLFLGAVAIIPSAVEGATQVRTFQGLGATSLLILVGVAIDTAKQVQTYVISQRYEGMVRQ, encoded by the coding sequence ATGGTCGTCAGCAGGGGGCGCAATCCAAGCGCCGCTGAAATCCTCAGCCAGCTGTTCCAGGCCAAGACCCTCCGGGATCGGGTGCTCACCACCCTGGGCCTGCTGATGCTGGTTCGGCTGGGGATCTACATCCCCGTGCCCGGGATCGATCGCGTTGCCTTCCAGGACTTTCTGTCCCGCGGCGGCCAGCTGATCGGCTTCCTCGACATCTTCACCGGCGGCGGCCTCTCGACGCTGGGGGTCTTCGCCCTCGGAATCCTGCCGTTCATCAACGCCTCGATCATCCTGCAGCTGCTCACCGCAGCTCTGCCTCAGCTGGAGGATCTGCAGAAGAATGAGGGTGAGGCCGGTCGGCGCAAGATCGCCCAGATCACGCGCTACGTCGCGCTCGGCTGGGGCATCCTGCAGAGCGTCGTCTTCGCCCTGATCCTGCGCCAGTACGCCCTGCCGGGTCTGCCCGACTGGCTGTTCGTGCTGCAGACCTCCCTGGCACTGGTGACGGGCTCGATGGTGGTGATGTGGATCAGCGAGGTGATCACCGAACGCGGCATCGGCCAGGGCGCCTCCCTGGTGATCTTCATCAACATCGTCGCCACGCTGCCGAAGGCGCTGGGCTCCACCATTCAGCTGGCTCAGACGGGTGACCGCAGCACCGTCGGCGGCATCGTGGTGCTCGTGCTCGTCTTTCTGGTGACGATCATCGGCATCATCTTCGTGCAGGAAGGCAGCCGACGCATCCCGATCGTCAGCGCCAAACGCCAGGTGGGAGGCTCCGGCATGCTGAGCTCCCGCCAGAGCTATCTCCCTCTGAAGCTCAACGCCGGCGGTGTGATGCCGATCATCTTCGCCTCGGCGGTGGTGTTCCTGCCCCTGACGATCGCCAACCTCACCCGCAGCAGCTGGTTGATCAAGGTGGCGGGCTACCTGAGCCCCAACAGCAGCACCCCCTGGCTGTACGCCCTGGTCTTCTTCGGCCTGATCCTGGGCTTCGGCTTCTTCTACGCCTCGCTCACGGTCAATCCGGTCGACATCGCCACCAATCTCAAGCGAGGGGGCGTCGCGATCCCCGGCGTCAGGCCAGGCTCGGCCACGGCCGACTATCTGATGGGTGTCCAGAACCGCCTCACTCTGCTGGGCGGCCTGTTCCTCGGTGCGGTGGCGATCATCCCTTCGGCCGTTGAAGGGGCCACCCAGGTGCGGACATTCCAGGGTCTCGGGGCGACCTCCCTGCTGATCCTGGTGGGCGTCGCCATTGACACCGCCAAGCAGGTTCAGACCTACGTGATCTCCCAGCGCTACGAGGGCATGGTGCGGCAATGA
- the rplO gene encoding 50S ribosomal protein L15, which produces MTSFSLNSLQPQPGARRRKTRKGRGIAAGQGASCGFGMRGQKSRSGRPTRPGFEGGQMPLYRRVPKLKHFPLVNPTTYTVINVGKLAELKAGSTVNLTSLVEAGLLTKPAADQPLKILGSGDLKVKLTVQADAFSEAARQKIEAAGGTCETPV; this is translated from the coding sequence ATGACATCCTTCTCTCTCAACAGTCTCCAGCCCCAACCCGGAGCCCGGCGCCGCAAGACCCGCAAGGGTCGCGGCATTGCCGCCGGTCAGGGCGCCAGCTGCGGCTTCGGCATGCGGGGCCAGAAGTCCCGCTCCGGCCGTCCCACCCGCCCAGGCTTTGAGGGCGGTCAGATGCCCCTGTACCGCCGGGTGCCGAAGCTCAAGCACTTCCCGCTGGTCAATCCCACCACCTACACGGTGATCAACGTGGGCAAGCTGGCCGAACTCAAGGCAGGCAGCACCGTCAACCTCACCTCCCTGGTGGAAGCCGGCCTGCTGACCAAGCCCGCCGCCGATCAGCCGCTGAAGATCCTGGGCAGTGGCGATCTCAAGGTGAAGCTGACGGTCCAGGCCGATGCCTTCAGCGAGGCGGCCCGCCAGAAGATTGAAGCAGCTGGCGGCACCTGCGAGACTCCGGTCTGA
- the rpsE gene encoding 30S ribosomal protein S5, which produces METNDQIQTGDIPAASDVPAAAEGQQQDRRGGGKGDRDRRGGGRGRDNRRGQERDSEWQERVVQIRRVSKTVKGGKKMSFRAIVVVGNERGQVGVGVGKAGDVIGAVRKGVADGKKHLVKVPLTRTSSIPTISNGRDGAASVLIRPAAPGTGVIAGGSIRTVLELAGIKNVLAKRLGSKTPLNNARAAMEALAALRTHKETAKERGISLEQIYS; this is translated from the coding sequence ATGGAAACCAACGACCAGATCCAGACCGGCGACATCCCGGCCGCCAGCGATGTCCCCGCAGCGGCCGAGGGCCAGCAGCAGGATCGCCGCGGTGGCGGCAAGGGCGACCGCGACCGCCGCGGCGGTGGCCGGGGCCGCGACAACCGCCGAGGCCAGGAACGCGACAGCGAATGGCAGGAACGCGTGGTTCAGATCCGCCGCGTCTCCAAGACCGTCAAGGGCGGCAAGAAGATGAGCTTCCGAGCCATCGTCGTTGTCGGCAATGAGCGCGGTCAGGTGGGCGTGGGCGTCGGCAAGGCCGGCGATGTCATCGGCGCTGTCCGCAAGGGCGTGGCCGATGGCAAGAAGCATCTCGTTAAGGTGCCCCTCACCCGCACCAGCTCCATCCCCACGATCAGCAACGGCCGCGACGGCGCCGCCAGCGTTCTGATTCGTCCGGCCGCTCCCGGTACAGGGGTGATCGCCGGCGGTTCGATCCGCACGGTGCTTGAGCTCGCAGGCATCAAGAACGTGCTGGCCAAGCGGCTTGGCTCCAAGACGCCGCTCAACAACGCCCGTGCCGCCATGGAAGCCCTGGCCGCCCTGCGCACCCACAAGGAGACCGCCAAGGAGCGGGGCATCTCCCTCGAGCAGATCTACTCCTGA
- the rplR gene encoding 50S ribosomal protein L18, whose protein sequence is MSTLSRKQQTQKRHRRLRRLLSGTADRPRLAVFRSNNHIYAQVIDDDAQSTLCSASTLDKDLRSDLDAGSTCSASAAVGQLVAKRALAKGIEKVVFDRGGNLYHGRVKALADAAREAGLQF, encoded by the coding sequence ATGTCCACCCTCTCCCGCAAACAGCAGACCCAGAAGCGCCATCGCCGCCTGCGCCGTCTGCTCTCCGGCACAGCCGACCGGCCCAGGCTGGCGGTGTTCCGTTCCAACAATCACATCTACGCCCAGGTGATCGACGACGACGCCCAGAGCACTCTGTGCTCGGCGTCGACCCTCGACAAGGACCTTCGCTCCGACCTCGACGCCGGTTCCACCTGCTCCGCATCCGCCGCTGTCGGCCAGCTGGTCGCCAAGCGTGCCCTCGCCAAGGGCATCGAGAAGGTGGTCTTCGATCGCGGCGGCAATCTGTACCACGGAAGGGTCAAGGCCCTGGCCGATGCCGCCCGGGAAGCGGGCCTTCAGTTCTGA
- the rplF gene encoding 50S ribosomal protein L6 translates to MSRIGKAPIPIPDKVSVNLDGLAVTVKGPKGELSRTLPEGVAISQDGNTLVVSPSSESRRSRERHGLSRTLVANMVEGVSQGFTRKLEIIGVGYRASVQGKKLVVNAGYSHPVEMIPPEGVSFAVENNTTVLVSGPDKELVGNEAAKIRAIRPPEPYKGKGIKYEGEKILRKAGKTGKK, encoded by the coding sequence ATGTCACGTATCGGTAAAGCACCCATCCCCATCCCCGACAAGGTGAGCGTCAACCTTGACGGCCTCGCTGTGACGGTGAAGGGACCCAAGGGCGAACTCAGCCGCACCCTCCCCGAGGGAGTGGCCATCAGCCAGGACGGCAACACGCTGGTGGTCAGCCCCAGCAGCGAATCGCGCCGCTCCCGTGAGCGTCACGGCCTCAGCCGCACCCTCGTGGCCAACATGGTCGAGGGCGTCAGCCAGGGCTTCACCCGCAAGCTCGAGATCATCGGTGTGGGCTATCGCGCCTCGGTGCAGGGCAAAAAGCTGGTGGTGAACGCCGGCTACAGCCACCCTGTCGAGATGATTCCCCCTGAGGGAGTCAGTTTTGCGGTCGAGAACAACACCACCGTGCTCGTCTCCGGCCCCGACAAGGAACTGGTGGGCAATGAAGCCGCCAAGATCCGCGCCATCCGCCCGCCTGAGCCCTACAAGGGCAAGGGCATCAAGTACGAGGGCGAGAAGATCCTGCGCAAGGCCGGTAAGACCGGCAAGAAATAG
- the rpsH gene encoding 30S ribosomal protein S8: MANHDPISDMLTRIRNASEKRHESTRIPASRMSRSIANVLQQEGFIAAINEEGDGVNKQLVLELKYSGKQRQPTIRRVQRVSRPGLRIYKNTRQLPKVLGGLGVAIISTSRGVMSDRDARKQGVGGEVLCYVY; the protein is encoded by the coding sequence ATGGCCAATCACGACCCGATTTCCGACATGCTCACCCGCATTCGCAATGCGAGTGAGAAGCGCCACGAAAGCACCCGCATTCCCGCGTCGCGCATGTCCCGCAGCATCGCCAATGTGCTGCAACAAGAAGGCTTCATCGCCGCCATCAATGAAGAGGGCGACGGTGTCAACAAGCAACTGGTGCTCGAGCTGAAGTACAGCGGCAAGCAGCGCCAGCCAACCATCCGCCGCGTCCAGCGCGTCAGCCGCCCGGGCCTGCGCATCTACAAGAACACCCGTCAACTTCCCAAGGTGCTCGGCGGCCTCGGAGTGGCGATCATCTCCACCTCCAGGGGTGTGATGAGCGACCGCGACGCCCGCAAGCAGGGTGTCGGTGGCGAAGTGCTCTGCTACGTCTACTGA
- the rplE gene encoding 50S ribosomal protein L5, translating into MSLKQRYRETIQPKLLKDLGLSNVHEVPKVVKVTVNRGLGEAAQNAKALEASIAELATITGQKVVVTRAKKAIAGFKIRQGMPIGVAVTLRGERMYAFLERLINLALPRIRDFRGVSPKSFDGRGNYTLGIREQIIFPEISFDKIDAIRGMDVTIVTSARNDEEGRALLRELGMPFRSN; encoded by the coding sequence ATGTCACTCAAACAGCGCTACCGGGAGACGATTCAGCCGAAGTTGCTGAAAGATCTCGGTCTCTCCAACGTCCACGAAGTTCCCAAGGTGGTCAAGGTCACCGTCAACCGAGGACTCGGAGAGGCGGCCCAGAACGCCAAGGCCCTTGAAGCCTCAATTGCCGAACTCGCCACGATCACCGGTCAGAAGGTGGTCGTGACGCGTGCCAAGAAGGCCATCGCCGGCTTCAAGATCCGCCAGGGAATGCCGATCGGCGTTGCTGTCACCCTTCGCGGTGAGCGCATGTATGCCTTCCTTGAGCGCCTGATCAACCTGGCGCTTCCTCGCATCCGCGACTTCCGCGGTGTGAGCCCGAAGAGCTTCGACGGACGGGGGAACTACACCCTGGGAATCCGCGAACAGATCATCTTCCCGGAGATCTCCTTTGACAAAATCGACGCCATCCGGGGGATGGACGTGACCATCGTGACCAGCGCCCGCAACGACGAAGAGGGCCGCGCCCTCCTGCGTGAGCTGGGAATGCCGTTCCGCAGTAACTGA
- the rplX gene encoding 50S ribosomal protein L24, protein MATATPKAKTPVRIKMRIKKGDTVQVIAGKDKGKTGEVLRTLPYENRVIVQGVNLRTRHVKPTQEGESGRIVTEEASLHASNVMLYSTAQKVASRVEIVVDKDGTKKRRLKKTGEFLD, encoded by the coding sequence ATGGCCACTGCCACACCGAAAGCCAAGACCCCGGTGCGCATCAAGATGCGCATCAAAAAAGGCGACACCGTTCAGGTGATCGCCGGCAAGGACAAGGGCAAGACGGGCGAGGTGCTCCGCACCCTTCCCTACGAAAACCGCGTCATTGTCCAGGGCGTCAATCTGCGCACCCGCCACGTCAAGCCCACCCAGGAAGGCGAAAGCGGCCGCATCGTCACGGAAGAGGCCTCCCTGCACGCCTCGAACGTGATGCTCTACTCCACCGCCCAGAAGGTGGCCAGCCGCGTCGAAATCGTGGTCGACAAGGACGGCACCAAGAAGCGCAGACTCAAGAAAACCGGCGAATTCCTCGACTGA
- the rplN gene encoding 50S ribosomal protein L14, whose amino-acid sequence MIQQETFLTVADNSGAKRIQCIRVLGTNRRYAHVGDVIVAAVKDAMPNMGVKKSDVVKAVVVRTKATLRRDTGNSIRFDDNAAVILGTDNNPKGTRVFGPVARELRERNFTKIVSLAPEVI is encoded by the coding sequence ATGATTCAGCAGGAAACCTTCCTCACCGTCGCTGACAACAGCGGCGCCAAGCGCATCCAGTGCATCCGCGTGCTGGGCACGAACCGTCGCTATGCCCACGTGGGCGATGTGATCGTTGCCGCCGTCAAGGACGCCATGCCCAACATGGGTGTCAAGAAGTCCGATGTGGTCAAGGCTGTGGTGGTTCGCACCAAGGCCACCCTGCGTCGCGACACCGGCAACTCGATCCGATTCGACGACAACGCCGCCGTGATCCTGGGGACTGACAACAACCCCAAGGGCACACGCGTGTTCGGCCCGGTCGCCCGTGAGCTGCGGGAGCGCAACTTCACCAAGATCGTGTCCCTCGCTCCGGAGGTGATCTGA
- the rpsQ gene encoding 30S ribosomal protein S17, which translates to MALKERVGVVVSDKMEKTVVVAVENRFPHPIYQKTVSRTTRYKVHDEDNSCRVGDRVRIIETRPLSRTKRWKVIEVLDRTAGSSASAT; encoded by the coding sequence ATGGCACTCAAGGAAAGGGTCGGCGTCGTCGTCAGCGACAAGATGGAGAAAACGGTGGTGGTGGCGGTGGAGAACCGCTTCCCCCATCCCATCTATCAAAAGACCGTCAGCCGCACCACCCGTTACAAGGTCCACGACGAGGACAATTCCTGTCGCGTCGGTGACCGCGTCCGCATCATCGAGACCCGTCCCCTCAGCCGCACCAAGCGCTGGAAGGTGATTGAGGTGCTCGACCGGACAGCCGGCAGCTCAGCATCCGCCACCTGA
- the rpmC gene encoding 50S ribosomal protein L29, producing the protein MARPSIAEVRSLTDGQITEQIDQVRRELFDLRFQQATRRLEHPHRFKEARIKLAHLHTVQQERLRSAAS; encoded by the coding sequence ATGGCACGCCCAAGCATCGCCGAGGTGCGTTCCCTCACCGACGGCCAGATCACCGAACAGATCGATCAGGTCCGTCGCGAGCTGTTCGACCTCCGCTTCCAGCAGGCCACCCGCCGCCTGGAGCACCCCCACCGCTTCAAGGAGGCCCGCATCAAGCTGGCCCACCTGCACACGGTGCAACAGGAGCGTCTCCGCTCCGCCGCCTCCTGA
- the rplP gene encoding 50S ribosomal protein L16, whose amino-acid sequence MLSPKRVKFRKQQRGRMRGIATRGNTIAFGDFALQAQECGWITSRQIEASRRAMTRYVKRGGKIWIRIFPDKPITMRPAETRMGSGKGNPEFWVAVIKPGRILFEMGGAEITPEIAREAMRLAQYKLPVKTKFLSLADQESEAAAAAAESATVES is encoded by the coding sequence ATGCTGAGTCCAAAACGCGTCAAATTCCGTAAGCAGCAGCGGGGCCGCATGCGCGGCATCGCCACCCGGGGCAACACGATTGCCTTTGGTGATTTTGCGCTTCAGGCCCAGGAGTGTGGCTGGATCACCTCCCGCCAGATCGAAGCCAGCCGTCGTGCCATGACCCGCTATGTCAAGCGGGGCGGCAAGATCTGGATCCGCATCTTCCCGGACAAACCGATCACCATGCGTCCCGCCGAAACCCGGATGGGCTCCGGTAAGGGCAACCCCGAATTCTGGGTGGCGGTGATCAAGCCGGGCCGCATCCTGTTCGAGATGGGCGGTGCAGAAATCACCCCCGAAATCGCTCGGGAAGCCATGCGCCTGGCCCAGTACAAGCTGCCCGTGAAGACCAAGTTCCTCTCCCTGGCCGACCAGGAGAGTGAGGCGGCTGCAGCGGCCGCTGAATCCGCCACCGTGGAGTCCTGA
- the rpsC gene encoding 30S ribosomal protein S3: MGHKIHPTGLRLGITQEHRSRWYAPSKTYPTLLQEDDRIRRFIHKKYAAAGISDVLIARKADQLEVELKTARPGVLVGRQGSGIEELRSGIQKTLGDANRQVRINVVEVERVDADAYLLAEYIAQQLEKRVAFRRVMRMAVQRAQRAGVLGLKIQVGGRLNGAEIARTEWTREGRVPLHTLRADIDYATKVASTTYGVLGIKVWVFKGEVLPGQQEKLPVGGAPKRRTSRRPQQFEDRSNEE, encoded by the coding sequence ATGGGACACAAGATCCATCCAACCGGCCTGCGCCTGGGGATCACCCAGGAGCACCGGTCCCGCTGGTATGCCCCCAGCAAGACCTATCCCACCCTCCTTCAGGAGGATGACCGCATCCGCCGCTTCATTCATAAGAAGTACGCGGCTGCCGGCATCAGCGACGTGTTGATCGCCCGCAAGGCCGACCAGCTTGAAGTTGAACTGAAGACGGCACGCCCCGGCGTGCTCGTCGGCCGCCAGGGAAGCGGCATCGAGGAGCTGCGCAGCGGCATCCAGAAGACCCTCGGTGATGCCAACCGTCAGGTGCGCATCAATGTGGTCGAAGTGGAGCGCGTTGACGCCGACGCCTATCTGCTGGCCGAGTACATCGCTCAGCAGCTGGAAAAGCGTGTCGCATTCCGCCGTGTCATGCGCATGGCCGTGCAGCGTGCCCAGCGCGCCGGCGTTCTGGGTCTGAAGATCCAGGTGGGCGGTCGCCTCAACGGCGCCGAGATCGCGCGCACCGAATGGACGCGTGAAGGTCGGGTTCCCCTGCACACACTGCGGGCCGACATCGATTACGCCACCAAGGTGGCCAGCACCACTTACGGGGTTCTGGGCATCAAGGTGTGGGTGTTCAAGGGTGAAGTGCTGCCGGGCCAGCAGGAGAAGCTGCCCGTGGGTGGCGCTCCGAAGCGCCGCACCAGCCGGCGGCCCCAACAGTTCGAAGATCGCTCCAACGAGGAGTGA
- the rplV gene encoding 50S ribosomal protein L22 encodes MANTNSNSNQAVAHGRYIRGSVSKVRRVLDQIRGQSYRDALIMLEFMPYRSTGPITKVLRSAVANAEHNLGLDPSTLVISAASADMGPSMKRFRPRAQGRAYAIKKQTCHISIGVAAPTT; translated from the coding sequence ATGGCCAACACCAACTCCAATTCCAACCAGGCCGTGGCACACGGCCGCTACATCCGCGGCTCCGTCTCCAAGGTGCGGCGGGTGCTCGATCAGATCCGAGGGCAGAGCTACCGCGACGCCCTGATCATGCTCGAGTTCATGCCCTACCGCTCAACCGGCCCGATCACCAAGGTGCTCCGTTCCGCGGTGGCCAATGCCGAGCACAACCTCGGCCTCGACCCGTCGACCCTTGTGATCAGCGCGGCCAGCGCTGACATGGGCCCGTCGATGAAGCGTTTCCGCCCCCGCGCACAGGGTCGCGCCTACGCGATCAAGAAACAGACCTGTCACATCAGCATTGGTGTGGCAGCTCCCACCACCTGA
- the rpsS gene encoding 30S ribosomal protein S19 produces MGRSLKKGPFVADSLLRKVEKQNAADDKTVIKTWSRASTILPMMIGHTIAVHNGKAHVPVYVTEQMVGHKLGEFAPTRTFRGHIKDKKGGR; encoded by the coding sequence ATGGGACGCTCACTCAAAAAAGGACCGTTCGTCGCTGACAGCCTGCTGCGCAAGGTTGAAAAGCAGAACGCCGCCGATGACAAGACCGTGATCAAGACCTGGTCGCGCGCTTCCACCATCCTGCCGATGATGATCGGCCACACCATTGCCGTTCACAACGGCAAGGCTCACGTCCCCGTGTATGTCACGGAACAGATGGTGGGCCACAAGCTGGGCGAATTCGCGCCCACCCGCACCTTCCGCGGCCACATCAAAGACAAGAAGGGAGGTCGCTGA
- the rplB gene encoding 50S ribosomal protein L2 has protein sequence MAIRTYRPNTPGTRTLVVTDFSEVTGKKRERGLVIAKHRRKGRNNRGVITCRHRGGGHKRLYRVIDFRRDKHGVEARVAAIHYDPHRNARLALLYYADGEKRYILAPAGVQVGQKLVSGPDAPIENGNALPLSAIPLGSSVHNVELYAGRGGQMVRTAGASAQVMAKEGDYVALKLPSTEVRLVRRECYATLGEVGNSEQRNTSLGKAGRKRWLGRRPEVRGSVMNPCDHPHGGGEGRAPIGRSGPVTPWGKPALGLKTRKRNKPSNRFVLRKRRRTSKRSRGGRDS, from the coding sequence ATGGCAATCCGTACCTACAGGCCCAACACCCCAGGCACCCGCACCCTGGTGGTCACCGACTTCAGCGAAGTCACCGGCAAGAAACGCGAGCGCGGCCTGGTCATCGCCAAGCATCGCCGCAAGGGCCGCAACAACCGCGGTGTCATCACCTGCCGCCACCGCGGCGGTGGTCATAAGCGCCTCTATCGCGTCATCGATTTCCGTCGCGACAAGCACGGCGTCGAAGCGCGCGTTGCGGCGATCCACTACGACCCGCATCGCAACGCCCGTCTGGCGCTTCTGTATTACGCAGACGGCGAAAAGCGCTACATCCTGGCGCCGGCCGGCGTGCAGGTGGGCCAGAAGCTGGTCTCCGGCCCTGATGCCCCGATCGAGAACGGCAACGCCCTGCCCCTCTCGGCCATTCCCCTCGGCTCGAGCGTCCACAACGTCGAGCTGTACGCCGGCCGTGGCGGCCAGATGGTCCGCACCGCCGGCGCCAGCGCCCAGGTGATGGCGAAGGAAGGCGACTACGTCGCTCTCAAGCTTCCCTCCACCGAGGTGCGCCTCGTGCGTCGTGAGTGCTACGCCACCCTCGGTGAAGTGGGCAACAGCGAACAGCGCAACACCAGCCTGGGCAAGGCCGGTCGGAAGCGCTGGCTGGGTCGCCGCCCCGAAGTGCGCGGCAGTGTGATGAACCCCTGCGACCACCCCCACGGTGGCGGTGAGGGCCGGGCTCCGATCGGTCGTTCCGGTCCTGTCACGCCATGGGGCAAGCCCGCTCTGGGCCTCAAGACCCGCAAGCGCAACAAGCCCAGCAACCGATTCGTGCTGCGCAAGCGGCGTCGCACGTCCAAGCGGAGCCGTGGCGGACGCGACTCCTGA
- a CDS encoding 50S ribosomal protein L23 — MAERFAGRLADVIRRPLITEKATRALELNQYTFEVDHRAAKPDIKAAVESLFDVKVVGVSTMNPPRRTRRVGRFAGKRAQIKKAVVRLAEGNTIQLFPES; from the coding sequence ATGGCTGAACGCTTTGCCGGGAGGCTCGCGGATGTGATCCGCCGCCCCCTGATCACCGAGAAGGCCACCCGCGCCCTCGAGCTGAACCAATACACCTTTGAGGTGGATCACCGCGCCGCCAAGCCCGACATCAAGGCGGCTGTCGAATCCCTCTTCGATGTGAAGGTGGTCGGCGTCAGCACCATGAACCCGCCCCGCCGTACCCGACGCGTCGGTCGTTTCGCCGGGAAGCGCGCCCAGATCAAGAAGGCGGTCGTCCGCCTCGCCGAGGGCAACACCATCCAGCTGTTCCCCGAGTCCTGA